One segment of Prinia subflava isolate CZ2003 ecotype Zambia chromosome 11, Cam_Psub_1.2, whole genome shotgun sequence DNA contains the following:
- the RBP2 gene encoding retinol-binding protein 2, whose product MPANYNGTWEMETNENFEGYMVALGIDFATRKIAKHLKQTKEIVQNGDNFKTKTLSTFRNYDLDYTVGVEFEEHTKGLDNRVVKTLVTWDGDKLVCVQKGEKNNRGWKHWIEGDILHLELTCEDQVCHQTFKKKN is encoded by the exons ATGCCTGCCAATTACAATGGGACGTGGGAAATGGAAACCAATGAAAACTTTGAAGGCTACATGGTTGCTTTAG GTATTGATTTTGCAACTCGTAAGATTGCAAAACATTTGAAACAAACAAAGGAGATTGTTCAAAATGGAGacaattttaaaaccaaaacacttaGTACTTTCAGAAACTATGATCTGGATTACACTGTGGGAGTGGAGTTTGAAGAGCACACCAAAGGACTGGATAACCGAGTGGTAAAG ACCCTGGTGACCTGGGATGGTGACAAACTGGTCTGTGTGCAGAAAGGTGAAAAGAACAACAGGGGCTGGAAGCACTGGATTGAAGGAGACATCCTGCATCTG GAACTGACATGTGAAGACCAGGTGTGCCATCAGACATTTAAGAAGAAGAACTAA